In Spirosoma aureum, a single genomic region encodes these proteins:
- a CDS encoding glycoside hydrolase family 65 protein produces MKNYITQDPWCIIEEGFHRDYNEISESVMSLGNGRLGQRGNFEEKFTGKTLQGNYVAGVYYPDKTRVGWWKNGYPEYFAKVLNAANWIGIDIDIEYESLDLNHCEVRNFRRELNMQEGYLERSFVAILKSGKELQVNSKRFCSIVDDEAGVIRYAIKPLNFDAKITITPYIDGAIRNRDANYDETFWDEVRKETGYGEAYIELRTRKTGFHVATGMAIEIEQDGVKIDYQSQPIKYEKYVANRMTLDCRQGQETVIYKYAVNLSSLNYDPDTILLEARQSMQRITRKGFDKMLFEQMQAWADKWKMNDIIIDGDVAAQQGIRFNIFQLNQTYTGEDERLNIGPKGFTGEKYGGSTYWDTEAYCLPFYLSTADQKVAKNLLVYRYKQLGKAIENGQKLGFRAGAALYPMVTMNGEECHNEWEITFEEIHRNGAIAYAIYDYVRYTGDEHYLVEYGLEVLIAISRFWSQRVHWSQAKQQYVMLGVTGPNEYENNVNNNWYTNYIAAWTLRYTIEAIEKVKVLDAEKYGDLIDRIHFREEKEMATVRQIIEKIYLPKDDERGVFLQQEGFLDKDLMPVTDIPKGQRPINQHWSWDRILRSCFIKQADVLQGLYFFEDEFDTETLRRNFDFYEPMTVHESSLSPCVHSIQASKLGMREKAYEMYLRTARLDLDDYNNDTEDGCHITSMAGTWLAVVKGFGGLRVEQEQGADSQLVLNPYCPDQWQSLAFKIRFRSALLQITTTQTDITVKNFSAQPVTLKLHDKALTIKGQNQQTVSLKGKS; encoded by the coding sequence ATGAAAAATTACATTACACAGGACCCCTGGTGCATTATTGAAGAGGGGTTTCACCGTGACTACAACGAGATTTCTGAAAGTGTAATGTCCCTGGGCAATGGCAGGCTTGGGCAGCGGGGCAATTTTGAAGAGAAATTTACCGGCAAAACATTGCAGGGCAATTACGTTGCCGGTGTCTATTATCCTGACAAAACACGCGTCGGCTGGTGGAAGAACGGTTACCCCGAATACTTCGCCAAAGTATTGAATGCAGCCAACTGGATTGGTATCGACATCGATATTGAGTATGAATCGCTCGACCTCAATCACTGCGAAGTTCGTAATTTCCGGCGGGAGCTCAACATGCAGGAAGGATATCTGGAACGCTCGTTTGTAGCGATTCTTAAAAGTGGCAAAGAACTTCAGGTTAATAGCAAGCGGTTCTGTTCGATTGTAGACGACGAAGCCGGGGTTATCCGCTACGCGATCAAACCACTCAATTTCGACGCCAAGATTACCATTACGCCCTATATCGACGGGGCGATTCGCAACCGAGATGCCAATTACGACGAAACATTCTGGGACGAAGTGCGGAAGGAAACTGGCTACGGAGAGGCTTACATTGAACTGCGCACTCGAAAAACCGGCTTTCACGTTGCCACCGGTATGGCTATTGAAATTGAGCAGGACGGTGTTAAAATCGATTATCAATCGCAGCCGATCAAGTACGAAAAGTACGTAGCCAATCGCATGACGCTCGACTGTCGGCAGGGTCAGGAAACGGTCATTTATAAATACGCGGTCAATCTGTCGTCACTCAATTACGATCCGGATACGATTCTTCTGGAAGCCCGTCAGAGCATGCAACGAATTACGCGGAAAGGATTCGACAAGATGCTGTTCGAGCAGATGCAAGCCTGGGCCGATAAATGGAAAATGAACGACATCATCATCGACGGTGATGTTGCCGCCCAGCAAGGCATTCGGTTTAACATTTTCCAGCTTAACCAGACCTATACCGGCGAAGATGAACGATTAAACATCGGACCCAAAGGATTTACGGGCGAAAAATATGGCGGCTCAACCTACTGGGACACTGAGGCATACTGTCTCCCGTTTTACCTCTCCACTGCCGACCAGAAAGTAGCCAAGAACCTGCTGGTTTATCGCTACAAGCAACTGGGGAAAGCCATCGAAAACGGGCAAAAGCTAGGTTTTCGGGCCGGAGCTGCCCTGTACCCGATGGTGACCATGAACGGCGAAGAATGCCATAACGAATGGGAGATTACGTTCGAGGAAATTCATCGCAACGGAGCCATCGCCTACGCTATATACGACTATGTTCGCTATACGGGCGACGAGCACTATCTTGTTGAGTATGGCCTGGAAGTACTGATTGCGATCAGTCGGTTCTGGAGCCAGCGCGTACACTGGTCGCAGGCCAAACAGCAGTACGTGATGCTCGGGGTAACGGGGCCGAATGAGTACGAGAACAACGTCAATAACAACTGGTATACCAACTACATTGCGGCCTGGACACTTCGGTACACCATCGAAGCCATCGAAAAAGTAAAGGTCCTTGATGCTGAAAAATATGGCGATCTGATCGATCGTATTCACTTCCGCGAAGAGAAGGAAATGGCTACCGTTCGGCAGATTATCGAAAAAATATACCTGCCGAAAGACGATGAACGGGGTGTTTTTCTGCAACAGGAAGGCTTTCTGGATAAAGACCTCATGCCGGTCACTGACATTCCAAAAGGGCAGCGTCCGATTAATCAGCACTGGTCATGGGATCGGATTTTACGGTCGTGTTTTATCAAGCAGGCTGATGTGCTACAGGGATTGTACTTCTTTGAAGATGAATTTGATACGGAAACACTCAGGCGAAATTTTGACTTCTATGAACCCATGACGGTTCATGAGTCATCACTATCGCCCTGTGTTCATAGCATTCAGGCTTCGAAGTTGGGCATGCGCGAGAAAGCCTATGAAATGTACCTCCGCACGGCCCGGCTCGATCTGGATGACTACAACAACGACACCGAAGACGGCTGTCACATTACGAGTATGGCCGGAACCTGGCTGGCAGTCGTGAAAGGCTTCGGTGGCCTGCGTGTAGAACAGGAACAAGGAGCCGATTCTCAGCTAGTTTTAAATCCCTATTGCCCTGATCAATGGCAATCGCTGGCGTTCAAGATCAGATTTCGGAGTGCGTTGCTGCAAATCACGACAACGCAGACGGACATAACGGTTAAGAACTTTTCGGCACAGCCGGTTACCCTCAAATTACATGATAAAGCCTTAACAATCAAGGGGCAAAATCAGCAGACAGTGAGCCTGAAAGGAAAGTCCTGA
- a CDS encoding nucleotidyltransferase family protein yields the protein MGGEPKQLLTYKGQSLIRRITDTALALKTGPVIVVLGANRERIAPELASLPITLVDNEAWQTGMASSLKMGLAALYITNKDIDAVLILLTDQPLVSVGLLQFMLETYISENKGIVACRYDDQLGVPALFDRKYIEQMLQLEGDKGAKWVIIKHKQDCAEVPFEAGAIDLDSKRDVELFALAQAGVTPS from the coding sequence ATGGGTGGCGAACCGAAGCAATTATTAACCTACAAAGGACAGTCGCTCATTCGTCGGATTACGGATACAGCACTGGCGCTCAAAACGGGTCCGGTTATTGTTGTGCTGGGCGCCAACCGTGAGCGAATCGCGCCAGAGTTGGCAAGCCTTCCCATTACCCTTGTAGACAATGAAGCCTGGCAAACAGGAATGGCCTCATCGCTCAAAATGGGGCTTGCGGCTCTTTATATAACCAATAAAGACATCGATGCGGTCCTGATTCTTCTCACCGATCAGCCGCTCGTATCGGTCGGGTTGCTACAATTTATGCTTGAAACCTACATCAGTGAAAATAAGGGCATTGTGGCCTGTCGTTACGATGATCAGTTGGGTGTCCCGGCCCTCTTCGATCGAAAATATATTGAGCAAATGCTGCAACTGGAAGGTGACAAAGGCGCAAAATGGGTGATCATTAAACACAAACAGGATTGTGCCGAAGTTCCCTTCGAAGCAGGAGCCATTGATCTGGATTCCAAACGCGATGTCGAATTGTTTGCTTTAGCGCAGGCGGGTGTAACTCCGTCGTGA